From Crassaminicella indica, one genomic window encodes:
- the fabI gene encoding enoyl-ACP reductase FabI, protein MSTLLKDKNILIMGVANKWSIAWAIAKVFHKAGAKLAFTYLGEKTKKSIEKLIEQEGMKDVLLLSCDVTKDTEIENTFDILRGEFETLHGVVHSIAHAKKEELEGSYVDTSRDGYMMAQEVSAYSLVSVAKYAKPLMLNGGSIVALTYLGGERVVKNYNVMGVAKAALEASVKYLAHDLGEENIRVNAISAGPIKTLAAKGIKDFNTMLKAFEEKTPMKRLINTEEIGNTALFLCSDLSSGVTGENIHVDGGYHILGY, encoded by the coding sequence ATGAGTACTTTATTAAAGGATAAAAATATTTTGATTATGGGTGTGGCAAATAAATGGAGTATTGCCTGGGCAATTGCAAAGGTTTTTCATAAAGCAGGAGCAAAATTAGCATTTACATATTTAGGAGAAAAAACAAAAAAAAGTATCGAAAAGCTTATTGAACAAGAGGGCATGAAGGATGTACTTTTGCTTTCTTGTGATGTGACAAAAGATACAGAAATAGAAAATACATTTGATATATTAAGAGGTGAATTTGAAACACTTCATGGGGTTGTACACAGCATTGCTCATGCAAAAAAGGAAGAGCTTGAAGGAAGCTATGTAGATACATCAAGAGATGGATATATGATGGCACAAGAGGTTAGTGCGTATTCTTTAGTATCAGTTGCTAAATATGCAAAGCCTCTTATGCTTAATGGAGGAAGTATAGTGGCATTGACATATTTAGGGGGAGAGAGAGTAGTTAAAAACTATAATGTAATGGGTGTAGCAAAAGCAGCATTAGAAGCTAGTGTAAAGTATTTAGCTCATGATTTAGGTGAAGAAAATATAAGAGTAAATGCAATTTCTGCTGGTCCTATAAAAACATTAGCAGCAAAAGGAATTAAAGATTTTAATACGATGTTAAAAGCATTTGAAGAAAAAACTCCTATGAAGAGGCTTATAAATACAGAAGAGATAGGAAATACAGCGCTTTTTTTATGTAGTGATTTAAGCAGCGGTGTAACAGGTGAAAATATTCATGTAGATGGTGGCTATCATATATTAGGATATTAA
- a CDS encoding peptidoglycan D,D-transpeptidase FtsI family protein: MDKNSKRIIKVLIALCTLFISLVVYLSYFEVFQASKIVSNNYNKRQWINEEYVLRGVIADRNGKTLAYSEKKENNQIRKYPYGRVYSHIIGYSFKEYGKAGLESSYNNELLNIKENPIQEITEKIIGTNEKGNNLILTIDHELQSYAERKLRGKKGAIVLMNPKTGEIYAMVSKPDFDPSIIKNQWNEIIEDKNSPLLNRATMGLYTPGSIFKTITATAALENKNVEKTFDCKGSINIDGYILKDYKGIAHGRLDMKRALEVSCNVFFSQAGLQLGEEKLRNVAEKYMFNKYIPFDLKVKKSRFPKGSMTRPELGASAIGQGKILVTPLNMAMVAGAIANDGEMMKPILVKEVIDPKGRTVKINYPQVLSRTSSKAVAQDLKTMMISVVEEGSGKNARIKNIKVAGKTGTAQNETKKGHGWFIGFAPANDPKVAIAVVLENIGITGGKSAAPIAGDVMATALDRLR; this comes from the coding sequence ATGGATAAAAATTCTAAGAGAATTATCAAGGTTCTTATTGCATTATGTACCCTCTTTATCAGTTTAGTGGTATACTTAAGTTACTTTGAAGTTTTTCAGGCATCAAAAATTGTTAGTAACAATTATAATAAAAGACAGTGGATAAATGAAGAGTATGTGCTTAGAGGTGTTATTGCTGATAGAAATGGTAAAACACTTGCATATAGCGAAAAAAAGGAGAACAATCAAATTCGCAAATATCCATATGGAAGAGTTTATAGTCATATAATAGGATATAGCTTTAAAGAGTATGGAAAAGCAGGATTGGAATCTTCTTATAATAATGAGCTATTAAACATTAAAGAAAATCCTATACAAGAAATTACAGAAAAGATTATTGGAACAAATGAAAAAGGAAATAATTTAATTTTAACTATTGATCATGAGCTTCAAAGTTATGCAGAAAGGAAGCTTCGAGGAAAAAAGGGAGCAATTGTTTTGATGAATCCTAAAACTGGAGAAATCTATGCAATGGTAAGCAAGCCAGATTTTGATCCATCTATAATAAAAAATCAATGGAATGAAATTATAGAAGATAAAAACAGTCCTCTTCTTAATCGAGCAACTATGGGACTTTATACACCAGGATCTATATTCAAAACTATAACTGCCACAGCAGCTTTAGAAAATAAAAATGTAGAAAAAACTTTTGATTGTAAGGGTTCTATTAATATTGATGGATATATATTAAAAGATTATAAAGGTATAGCTCATGGAAGATTAGATATGAAAAGGGCTTTAGAGGTTTCCTGCAATGTGTTCTTCAGTCAAGCTGGACTTCAATTAGGGGAAGAAAAACTAAGAAATGTAGCAGAAAAGTATATGTTCAATAAGTATATTCCATTCGATTTAAAAGTAAAAAAATCAAGATTTCCAAAGGGAAGTATGACGCGTCCTGAACTTGGGGCATCTGCTATTGGTCAAGGGAAAATACTTGTTACTCCGCTGAATATGGCAATGGTAGCAGGGGCTATTGCCAATGATGGAGAAATGATGAAGCCTATTTTAGTAAAGGAGGTGATTGACCCTAAGGGAAGGACTGTGAAAATAAATTATCCTCAAGTTTTATCAAGGACAAGCAGCAAAGCAGTAGCACAAGATTTGAAGACAATGATGATTAGTGTTGTAGAAGAAGGATCAGGTAAGAATGCAAGAATTAAAAATATAAAGGTAGCTGGTAAAACAGGAACAGCACAAAATGAGACAAAAAAAGGACATGGATGGTTTATAGGTTTTGCACCAGCTAATGATCCTAAGGTGGCTATTGCTGTAGTATTAGAGAATATTGGAATAACTGGAGGGAAAAGTGCAGCTCCTATTGCAGGAGATGTTATGGCGACTGCTCTAGATAGATTGAGATAA
- a CDS encoding FtsW/RodA/SpoVE family cell cycle protein produces the protein MMKKFFTYRMPQNLIFLMDILAIFLLYFYKDGFDKFILVTGILLTFIIYISNFILIKTSSGDHYIFLIMTMLVSIGIIMIYRINPAFGFKQIYWFGLGIATFFLFYTLTKNIKGWEKWINFYVGLSLILFLSTLIFGTRIKGATNWIKIGGFSFQPAEIIKILFIFFLGAYYSNKEKIWNLYIFLAIVYAYIGFLFIQRDLGTAMIFYFVFITIFYIFEEDRRWIYYNLAGAVIIGMISYFLVNHVRVRVITWIDPWSYIDNKGYQITQSLFAIASGGFFGTGIGLGHPEFIPEVHTDFIFSAICEEMGIFGGIGIIMIFLILVYRGFKIALRQHNRFLKIIALGMTTMLGFQAFIIIGGVIKMIPLTGVTLPFVSYGGSSLVSSFAALGILQVASEEEE, from the coding sequence ATGATGAAGAAGTTTTTTACTTATAGGATGCCACAAAATTTAATATTTTTAATGGATATTTTAGCTATTTTCCTTCTTTATTTTTATAAAGATGGGTTTGATAAGTTTATTTTAGTCACTGGGATACTTTTGACCTTTATTATCTATATATCGAACTTTATTCTTATTAAAACTTCTTCAGGGGATCATTACATATTTTTGATCATGACTATGCTTGTAAGTATTGGAATTATCATGATTTATAGAATTAATCCAGCGTTTGGCTTTAAGCAGATTTATTGGTTTGGGTTAGGCATTGCAACATTCTTTTTATTTTATACATTGACAAAAAATATAAAAGGATGGGAAAAATGGATAAATTTTTATGTAGGTTTATCCTTGATTTTGTTTTTGTCAACTTTAATCTTTGGTACAAGAATAAAAGGTGCGACAAATTGGATTAAAATAGGAGGATTTAGCTTTCAGCCTGCAGAAATTATAAAGATACTATTTATATTTTTTTTAGGAGCTTATTATAGCAATAAAGAGAAAATATGGAATTTATATATTTTTTTAGCGATTGTATATGCTTATATAGGTTTTTTGTTTATTCAAAGAGATTTGGGAACAGCAATGATTTTTTATTTTGTTTTTATAACTATATTCTATATATTTGAAGAAGATAGAAGGTGGATATATTACAATTTAGCAGGAGCTGTAATAATTGGAATGATCAGTTATTTTTTGGTGAATCATGTGAGAGTTAGAGTGATCACATGGATTGATCCGTGGAGTTATATAGATAACAAAGGCTATCAAATTACTCAATCTTTATTTGCTATAGCATCAGGAGGATTTTTTGGTACAGGTATAGGTCTTGGTCATCCTGAATTTATACCTGAGGTGCATACAGATTTTATCTTCTCTGCTATTTGTGAAGAAATGGGTATATTTGGTGGAATAGGAATAATAATGATATTTTTGATTTTAGTCTATAGAGGATTTAAGATTGCTTTAAGACAGCATAATAGATTTTTAAAAATTATTGCTCTAGGAATGACAACGATGCTTGGATTTCAAGCATTTATTATTATAGGAGGCGTGATAAAAATGATTCCTCTAACAGGTGTTACATTACCCTTTGTTAGTTATGGAGGAAGTTCGTTGGTATCGAGCTTTGCAGCATTAGGAATTTTACAGGTAGCGTCTGAAGAGGAGGAATAA
- a CDS encoding FHA domain-containing protein has translation MFNLLSLIFRYIFIFIIYMFILGIIRLIYLDIKSMSDGIDHYPYLKLINRKDQLPFKIKEVYTLDATMTIGRKKENDVVINDPYISNQHLKIILDEGEYFVEDLDSANGTYLNGDRIIDAVKLKNGDRIKFGQVEFLYVSND, from the coding sequence ATGTTTAATTTATTGTCTTTAATATTTCGATATATTTTTATTTTTATTATCTATATGTTTATTTTAGGGATTATTCGACTAATTTACTTAGATATAAAAAGCATGAGCGATGGAATAGATCATTATCCATATTTAAAATTAATAAATAGAAAGGATCAGTTGCCCTTTAAGATCAAGGAAGTATATACATTAGATGCTACGATGACTATTGGTAGGAAAAAGGAAAATGATGTAGTCATAAATGATCCATATATTTCTAATCAACATTTAAAAATCATTTTAGATGAAGGCGAATATTTTGTTGAAGATTTAGATAGTGCTAACGGGACATATCTAAATGGAGATAGGATTATAGATGCTGTCAAATTAAAAAATGGAGATCGTATTAAATTTGGGCAAGTAGAATTTTTGTATGTAAGCAATGATTAA
- the pepF gene encoding oligoendopeptidase F gives MNKSKQIPKRKDIPQKYKWKLEQMYENDELWEKDILDIKQKVGEAAKYIGKLGKSSESLLEALKLQDEISLKLENVFVYARMRKDEDNTVTKYQAMTDKAQGLAVEVQSTLSFMVPEITAIPEDRIRLFLNENEGLKLYAFYLEEILRQKEHILSKEEEQILAQMGELAAAPKNIFGMINNADIKFPTIIDENGEEVEVTKGRYIKFLESSDRRVRKDAFKALYSSYEKQKNTIASTLNYSVKKDAFYARVRKYPSSLHAALDGDNIPVAVYTNLIDAVEKHLDAMYRYVRLRKKALGVEKLHMYDLYTPIIKEVNIKVPYEEAKEKVKEGLKPLGKEYIEILEKGFNEGWIDVYENEGKTSGAYSFGSYTSPPYVLLNYQDTIHDIFTIAHEMGHSLHSYYSHKNQPYIYGGYTIFVAEVASTVNEALLMEHLLKNSKDINTKMYLMNHYLEQFRGTVFRQTMFAKFEKIIHEKAEKGEALTPETLCEIYIDLNKKYYGQDLVIDDEIKMEWARIPHFYNAYYVYKYATGYAAAISLSQKILKEGDVAVERYLSFLKGGGSDYPINLLKGAGVDMTTTEPIHNALKVFEKLVDEMEKMLK, from the coding sequence ATGAATAAATCAAAACAAATTCCAAAAAGAAAAGATATACCTCAAAAGTATAAATGGAAGCTAGAGCAGATGTATGAAAATGATGAGCTTTGGGAAAAAGACATATTAGACATAAAACAAAAGGTAGGAGAGGCTGCAAAATATATTGGCAAGCTAGGTAAATCATCAGAATCTTTGCTTGAAGCACTTAAGCTTCAGGATGAAATTTCTTTAAAGCTTGAGAATGTGTTTGTATATGCAAGAATGAGAAAGGATGAAGATAATACAGTAACAAAATATCAGGCTATGACAGATAAAGCACAGGGATTAGCTGTAGAAGTACAAAGCACTCTATCTTTTATGGTACCAGAGATTACAGCTATTCCCGAGGACAGAATAAGATTATTTTTAAATGAAAATGAAGGATTAAAATTATATGCTTTTTATTTAGAAGAAATTCTTAGACAGAAAGAACATATTTTATCAAAAGAGGAAGAACAAATTTTAGCCCAAATGGGTGAATTAGCAGCTGCACCTAAAAATATATTTGGCATGATCAACAATGCAGATATAAAATTTCCAACCATTATAGATGAAAATGGTGAAGAGGTTGAGGTAACAAAAGGCAGATATATAAAATTTTTAGAAAGCAGTGATCGAAGGGTACGAAAAGATGCTTTTAAAGCACTATATAGTTCCTACGAAAAACAAAAAAATACTATTGCTTCTACTTTAAATTATAGTGTTAAGAAGGATGCTTTTTATGCTAGAGTAAGAAAATATCCTTCATCACTTCATGCAGCATTAGATGGAGATAATATTCCTGTAGCTGTTTATACGAATTTGATTGATGCAGTAGAAAAACATCTAGATGCTATGTATCGATATGTAAGACTTCGTAAAAAAGCATTAGGTGTAGAAAAGCTTCATATGTATGATTTATACACTCCTATTATAAAAGAAGTGAATATAAAAGTACCTTATGAAGAAGCAAAAGAAAAGGTAAAAGAAGGATTAAAGCCTTTAGGAAAAGAGTACATAGAAATTCTTGAAAAAGGATTCAATGAAGGCTGGATTGATGTATATGAAAATGAAGGAAAAACTAGTGGTGCTTATTCTTTTGGAAGCTATACGAGTCCTCCTTATGTATTGTTGAATTATCAAGATACTATACATGATATATTTACGATTGCCCATGAAATGGGACATTCGCTCCATTCATATTATTCTCATAAAAATCAACCATATATTTATGGTGGATATACTATATTTGTTGCAGAGGTTGCATCAACTGTGAATGAAGCTTTGCTGATGGAGCATTTACTTAAAAATAGCAAGGATATAAATACGAAGATGTATTTGATGAATCATTATTTAGAACAATTTAGAGGAACTGTTTTCAGACAAACCATGTTTGCAAAATTTGAAAAAATTATCCATGAAAAGGCTGAAAAAGGTGAGGCGTTAACACCAGAAACACTTTGTGAAATTTATATAGACTTAAATAAAAAATATTATGGACAAGATTTAGTGATTGATGATGAAATCAAAATGGAGTGGGCAAGAATTCCTCATTTTTACAATGCATATTATGTTTACAAATATGCTACTGGATATGCTGCAGCTATTTCTTTATCTCAAAAGATATTAAAAGAAGGAGATGTAGCAGTAGAAAGATATTTAAGCTTCTTAAAGGGAGGAGGATCAGATTATCCTATTAATCTCCTTAAGGGAGCAGGTGTAGATATGACTACAACAGAGCCTATACATAATGCATTAAAAGTGTTTGAAAAGTTAGTAGATGAAATGGAAAAAATGCTTAAGTAG
- a CDS encoding [Fe-Fe] hydrogenase large subunit C-terminal domain-containing protein, with translation MTEHFHSVILEEDKCIGCTNCIKRCPTEAIRVKRGKAKIIKERCIDCGECIRICPQHAKNSISDSLESIHNFKYKVALPAPTLLGQFDINTKPIKILSALKALGFDDVYEVSRGADIVSNYTRELLKITSKLPLISSSCPVIVRLIQIRFPSLIDNIVPIESPMEVAAMLAREKSIQKTGLSPSDIGIFFISPCPAKISSVKNPLGNNHSHVDGVISIKSVYPYVQKNLKKNIKDESSEFYDSGKAIGWARAGGETYSLDIENYLCVDGIENVIKILDEIENGQLEGIEFVECLACINGCVGGSLTVENPFIARNRIRKLSQQYMKNKEIQLNKTLKDFMLKEKIHPKNVRKLDDNIMEAMKKMEKIDQIYELLPDLDCGACGSPSCRALAEDIVLGYSDLDDCMILFRDKVKNLLFKKNNIIKDEEV, from the coding sequence ATGACTGAACATTTCCATTCTGTCATATTAGAAGAAGATAAATGTATCGGTTGTACAAATTGTATTAAAAGATGCCCTACAGAAGCCATAAGAGTAAAAAGAGGAAAAGCTAAAATCATAAAAGAAAGATGTATTGATTGTGGCGAATGTATTCGCATCTGCCCACAGCATGCAAAAAACAGTATTTCTGACTCCTTAGAAAGCATCCATAATTTTAAATATAAAGTCGCACTCCCTGCACCTACTTTATTAGGTCAATTTGATATAAATACAAAACCCATAAAGATTTTATCTGCACTAAAAGCACTCGGTTTTGATGATGTATACGAAGTATCTAGAGGAGCTGATATTGTATCAAATTATACAAGAGAGCTATTAAAAATCACCTCTAAGCTACCCCTTATTTCATCATCTTGCCCAGTTATCGTAAGACTTATACAAATTAGATTTCCAAGTCTTATTGACAATATTGTTCCTATCGAATCTCCTATGGAAGTAGCTGCTATGCTTGCAAGGGAAAAATCTATTCAAAAAACAGGTCTCTCACCTTCTGATATCGGTATTTTCTTTATTAGTCCGTGTCCTGCAAAAATTAGTAGCGTTAAAAACCCATTAGGAAATAATCATTCCCATGTAGATGGTGTTATTTCTATAAAATCTGTATATCCATACGTTCAAAAAAATCTAAAAAAGAATATTAAAGATGAATCATCTGAATTTTATGATTCTGGAAAAGCTATAGGTTGGGCAAGAGCTGGCGGTGAAACATATTCTTTAGATATAGAAAACTACTTGTGTGTGGATGGTATAGAAAATGTTATAAAAATACTAGATGAAATTGAAAATGGACAATTAGAAGGAATCGAATTTGTAGAATGTCTAGCTTGCATTAACGGTTGTGTAGGAGGTTCTTTAACTGTAGAAAATCCATTTATCGCTAGAAACAGAATTAGAAAGCTTTCACAGCAATATATGAAAAACAAAGAAATTCAATTAAATAAAACACTCAAGGATTTCATGTTAAAAGAAAAAATTCATCCAAAAAATGTTCGCAAATTAGATGATAATATTATGGAAGCTATGAAAAAAATGGAAAAAATCGATCAAATATATGAGCTATTACCTGATTTAGACTGCGGTGCTTGTGGATCACCTTCATGTAGAGCTCTTGCAGAAGATATTGTTTTAGGCTACTCTGATTTAGATGACTGCATGATTTTATTTAGAGATAAAGTAAAAAATCTGCTTTTCAAGAAAAATAATATAATAAAAGATGAAGAGGTGTAA